One Streptomyces sp. V4I8 genomic window carries:
- a CDS encoding oligosaccharide flippase family protein has product MSASGTATPATGGSTVRCGVAATARGGWWGFLGSAVNAVFGYVLVTLVTRGLGAYGAGAVFTGVAAFTILCNTCKLGADTGLVRFVSGDLATTGGREVGALLRSAILPGAVASTAAAALLFLSPWTATSLLPNLDPEDAVTLVRLFALFLPLATVTLLLLGATQGYGTVVPFVGVEQIGKPVLRVLIAVPVVLLAPGVLSLAAAWLVPSLAGFVIACLALRRCRRTGPRPASGQETAAARWGFWAFAAPRAVSSVFDISAVWVGVILLSGLATSEEAGIYTAVGRVVIAATLLQLAVRLAVAPEISRLLALNDIPQARHLYQVSTRWIVLFSWPLLVLLTSFPGTVLSLFGPEFEQGTAALVVLCIASAVNVGVGNAQTVLLMAGKSSWHLGVTGVAFAVQLTVGLLAVPRLGVLGAALSWGAATVVENLVAAALVRRHPGFTVVDNGYLLATATGLCLTVPLVLPARLLAGDTAVGLAVAITMGFSVFGIGLWRFRTPLGVRELVGVLRERGT; this is encoded by the coding sequence GTGAGCGCCTCCGGTACGGCCACCCCCGCCACCGGCGGGTCGACCGTGCGATGCGGGGTCGCGGCCACCGCACGTGGCGGGTGGTGGGGCTTTCTCGGCTCGGCGGTCAACGCGGTCTTCGGCTATGTCCTGGTCACGCTGGTCACCCGCGGGCTCGGGGCGTACGGGGCGGGAGCGGTGTTCACCGGCGTCGCGGCCTTCACCATCCTCTGCAACACCTGCAAGCTCGGCGCCGACACCGGGCTGGTGCGCTTCGTCTCGGGTGACCTGGCCACCACCGGTGGCCGCGAGGTGGGCGCACTGCTGCGCAGCGCGATCCTGCCGGGAGCCGTGGCGAGCACGGCGGCCGCCGCGCTGCTGTTCCTGTCGCCCTGGACGGCGACCTCGCTGCTGCCGAATCTCGACCCGGAGGACGCCGTGACCCTGGTCCGGCTGTTCGCCCTGTTCCTCCCCCTGGCCACGGTCACCCTGCTTCTCCTGGGCGCCACCCAGGGCTACGGCACCGTCGTTCCGTTCGTCGGCGTCGAGCAGATCGGCAAACCGGTGCTGCGTGTGCTGATCGCCGTACCGGTCGTGCTGCTGGCTCCAGGAGTACTGAGTCTGGCCGCCGCCTGGCTCGTGCCCTCGCTGGCCGGCTTCGTCATCGCCTGTCTCGCCCTGCGCAGATGCCGCCGGACGGGTCCGAGACCTGCCTCCGGACAGGAAACGGCCGCCGCCCGGTGGGGGTTCTGGGCGTTCGCCGCGCCCCGGGCGGTCTCCTCCGTCTTCGACATCAGCGCCGTCTGGGTGGGCGTCATCCTGCTGTCCGGCCTGGCGACGAGCGAAGAGGCGGGCATCTACACCGCGGTGGGCCGTGTCGTCATCGCGGCGACGCTCCTCCAACTCGCCGTCAGGCTGGCCGTCGCTCCGGAGATCAGCCGTCTGCTCGCCCTGAACGACATCCCGCAGGCCCGCCATCTGTACCAGGTCTCGACGCGCTGGATCGTGCTGTTCTCCTGGCCGCTGCTGGTCCTGCTCACGAGCTTCCCGGGCACCGTACTCTCCTTGTTCGGCCCGGAGTTCGAGCAGGGGACGGCTGCGCTCGTGGTGCTCTGCATCGCCTCGGCGGTCAACGTGGGGGTGGGAAACGCCCAGACGGTGCTGCTCATGGCGGGCAAGAGCTCCTGGCACCTGGGGGTCACCGGTGTCGCGTTCGCGGTGCAGCTGACGGTCGGCCTCCTCGCGGTCCCCCGTCTGGGCGTCCTCGGAGCCGCCCTGTCCTGGGGGGCGGCGACGGTTGTTGAGAACCTCGTCGCGGCCGCGTTGGTGCGGCGGCATCCGGGCTTCACGGTCGTCGACAACGGATACCTCCTGGCCACGGCCACCGGCCTGTGTCTCACGGTGCCGCTGGTCCTTCCCGCCAGGCTGCTGGCAGGTGACACGGCCGTCGGACTTGCCGTCGCCATCACCATGGGATTTTCCGTATTCGGTATAGGTTTGTGGCGATTTCGCACACCACTGGGAGTGCGTGAACTCGTCGGTGTGCTGCGCGAACGCGGCACGTGA
- a CDS encoding fibronectin type III domain-containing protein produces the protein MRLKRSTKRGATTASAVALLAAASLITASASAADGDEKTLTADTLATWQTDGIVWSIEYADGVVYVGGTFDKVRPPGVKPGQREVTRKNFAAFDARTGRLLPCAQFFSGGGDTVRALKASPDGEVLYVGGSFGKVGKAGAASAAALNTSNCTLRKEFRPTVSSFVRAIEVTNGAVYLGGDFTKVNGKKRQRIAALTPDGSLLPFKAAIDGPVRAIVAAPEFGKLIVGGDFLEVNDEFEFKLVALRPATGTTVTSYPDWLPTRSRVKALVRDATNFYVAAEGRGTGIFDGRIAGRLGNGEMVWKDTCLGATQAVAVHNGVLYSGSHAHNCMDTPGGFTEGNFRQHLLAQSIRDRHILHWFPDTDGGTGEGNGPRALKMAGGILWAGGEFTTVNDRPQQSLTRFAAGPDRGAPQEPPQLQASASRAGRITLTWRAAWDRDDAELKYLIYRDGKLVASPTGRSAEWNRPTMKYTDTVTPGSRHRYRIAVTDGKNASARSKALVVTAIAAERTKAQR, from the coding sequence ATGCGCCTGAAAAGAAGCACGAAGAGAGGGGCCACCACGGCTTCGGCTGTGGCCCTCCTCGCGGCCGCCTCGCTCATCACCGCGTCCGCCTCGGCAGCCGACGGCGACGAAAAGACCCTGACCGCCGACACGTTGGCGACCTGGCAGACCGACGGCATCGTCTGGTCGATCGAGTACGCGGACGGTGTCGTGTACGTCGGAGGGACCTTCGACAAGGTCCGCCCTCCGGGCGTGAAGCCCGGCCAGAGGGAGGTCACACGCAAGAACTTCGCCGCGTTCGACGCCAGAACCGGCCGACTGCTGCCGTGCGCCCAGTTCTTCTCCGGCGGCGGTGACACCGTGCGGGCGCTGAAGGCGTCACCGGACGGCGAGGTGCTGTACGTCGGCGGCTCGTTCGGCAAGGTCGGCAAGGCGGGGGCGGCCAGCGCGGCCGCGCTCAACACGTCCAACTGCACGCTGCGCAAGGAGTTCCGCCCGACCGTGTCGTCATTCGTCCGGGCCATCGAGGTCACCAACGGCGCGGTCTACCTCGGGGGCGACTTCACGAAGGTCAACGGCAAGAAGAGGCAGCGCATCGCGGCGCTCACCCCCGACGGTTCGCTGCTGCCGTTCAAGGCGGCGATCGACGGGCCCGTACGGGCGATCGTGGCCGCGCCCGAATTCGGCAAGCTCATCGTCGGCGGCGACTTCCTCGAGGTCAACGACGAGTTCGAGTTCAAGCTCGTCGCCCTGCGCCCCGCCACCGGCACGACCGTCACCTCGTACCCGGACTGGCTGCCGACGCGATCGAGGGTGAAGGCGCTGGTACGCGACGCGACCAACTTCTATGTCGCGGCCGAGGGCAGGGGCACCGGCATCTTCGACGGCCGCATCGCCGGACGACTCGGCAACGGCGAGATGGTGTGGAAGGACACCTGCCTGGGCGCCACCCAGGCCGTCGCCGTGCACAACGGCGTGCTCTACAGCGGATCCCACGCCCACAACTGCATGGACACACCGGGCGGCTTCACCGAAGGCAACTTCCGCCAGCACCTCCTCGCCCAGTCGATCCGTGACCGGCACATCCTGCACTGGTTCCCCGACACGGACGGCGGGACCGGCGAGGGCAACGGCCCCCGCGCGCTGAAGATGGCGGGTGGGATCCTCTGGGCGGGCGGTGAGTTCACCACGGTCAACGACAGGCCGCAGCAGAGCCTGACCCGCTTCGCGGCCGGGCCCGACCGGGGCGCCCCGCAGGAGCCGCCGCAGCTCCAGGCCTCGGCCTCGCGCGCCGGCCGGATCACGCTCACCTGGCGTGCCGCCTGGGACCGGGACGACGCGGAGCTGAAGTACCTGATCTACCGGGACGGCAAGCTCGTGGCCTCGCCGACGGGGCGGTCCGCGGAGTGGAACCGGCCCACGATGAAGTACACGGACACCGTCACACCCGGCTCCCGCCATCGCTACCGGATCGCCGTCACCGACGGGAAGAACGCCTCGGCCAGGTCGAAGGCGCTCGTCGTCACCGCGATCGCCGCCGAGCGTACGAAGGCACAGCGTTGA
- a CDS encoding adenylyltransferase/cytidyltransferase family protein, which translates to MTGERLGYAPGVFDLFHVGHLNILRRARGHCDRLVAGVCSDELVVRLKGRPPVVPLAERLQIVRSVRYVDETFVATVDDKIGIWKEVGFDVIFKGDDWLGTDVWTTLETEFARVGVKVVYFPYTVHTSSTLLREALRLLGEQSLSAPAPGRLAGPRPSATGS; encoded by the coding sequence TTGACGGGCGAACGTCTCGGCTACGCACCAGGGGTCTTCGACCTCTTCCACGTGGGCCATCTGAACATCCTGCGCCGGGCGCGCGGGCACTGCGACCGGCTGGTGGCCGGGGTCTGCTCCGACGAACTCGTGGTGCGCCTGAAAGGCAGGCCGCCCGTCGTGCCGCTCGCCGAGCGGCTCCAGATCGTCCGCAGTGTGCGCTATGTGGACGAGACCTTCGTCGCGACCGTGGACGACAAGATCGGGATCTGGAAGGAGGTCGGTTTCGACGTCATCTTCAAGGGTGACGACTGGCTCGGCACGGACGTCTGGACGACGCTCGAAACCGAATTCGCGAGGGTGGGGGTGAAGGTCGTCTACTTCCCCTACACCGTGCACACCTCCAGCACCCTGCTCCGTGAGGCGCTCCGCCTCCTCGGCGAGCAGAGCCTGTCCGCGCCGGCCCCGGGCCGGCTCGCGGGACCACGTCCGAGCGCGACGGGGAGCTGA
- the rpsJ gene encoding 30S ribosomal protein S10, whose translation MAGQKIRIRLKAYDHEVIDSSAKKIVETVTRTGASVAGPVPLPTEKNVYCVIKSPHKYKDSREHFEMRTHKRLIDILDPTPKTVDSLMRLDLPAGVDIEIKL comes from the coding sequence ATGGCGGGACAGAAGATCCGCATCCGGCTCAAGGCCTACGACCACGAGGTCATCGACTCCTCGGCGAAGAAGATCGTCGAGACGGTGACCCGCACTGGTGCGTCGGTCGCGGGCCCGGTGCCGCTGCCCACTGAGAAGAACGTGTACTGCGTCATCAAGTCGCCGCACAAGTACAAGGACTCGCGCGAGCACTTCGAGATGCGCACGCACAAGCGCCTGATCGACATCCTCGACCCGACGCCCAAGACCGTTGACTCTCTGATGCGACTCGACCTCCCGGCCGGTGTCGACATCGAGATCAAGCTCTGA
- the rplC gene encoding 50S ribosomal protein L3: protein MAKQIKGILGEKLGMTQVWDESNRVVPVTVVKAGPNVVTQVRTNDVDGYESVQIAFGEIDPRKVNKPLKGHFAKADVTPRRHLVEIRTADASEYTLGQEVTAEVFEAGVKVDVTGKSKGKGFAGVMKRHNFKGLGAGHGTQRKHRSPGSIGGCATPGRVFKGLRMAGRMGNERVTTQNLTVHAVDAEKGLLLIKGAVPGPNGGLVLVRTAAKGA, encoded by the coding sequence ATGGCTAAGCAGATCAAGGGCATCCTGGGCGAGAAGCTCGGCATGACGCAGGTGTGGGACGAGAGCAACCGTGTTGTTCCGGTCACCGTCGTCAAGGCCGGCCCCAACGTCGTCACCCAGGTCCGTACCAACGACGTCGACGGCTACGAGTCGGTCCAGATCGCCTTCGGCGAGATCGACCCGCGCAAGGTGAACAAGCCCCTCAAGGGCCACTTCGCCAAGGCCGACGTCACCCCTCGTCGCCACCTCGTCGAGATCCGCACCGCTGACGCCTCCGAGTACACGCTCGGCCAGGAAGTCACGGCCGAGGTCTTCGAGGCCGGCGTGAAGGTCGACGTCACCGGCAAGAGCAAGGGCAAGGGCTTCGCCGGTGTCATGAAGCGTCACAACTTCAAGGGCCTCGGCGCCGGTCACGGCACCCAGCGCAAGCACCGCTCTCCCGGTTCCATCGGTGGCTGCGCCACCCCGGGCCGTGTGTTCAAGGGCCTCCGCATGGCGGGTCGCATGGGCAACGAGCGGGTCACCACCCAGAACCTGACCGTCCACGCCGTTGACGCGGAGAAGGGTCTGCTGCTCATCAAGGGCGCGGTTCCCGGTCCGAACGGCGGCCTCGTCCTGGTCCGCACCGCGGCCAAGGGGGCCTGA
- the rplD gene encoding 50S ribosomal protein L4: MSTVDILSPAGDKAGSVELPAEIFDVEKISVPLLHQVVVAQLAAARQGTHKTKTRGEVRGGGKKPYRQKGTGRARQGSTRAPQFAGGGVVHGPVPRDYSQRTPKKMKAAALRHALTDRARNNRIHVVSGVIEGENPSTKAAKTLFGKISERKNLLLVVERADEAAWLSARNLPQVHILEPGQLNTYDVLVSDDVVFTQAALESFVSGPKANDTEGSEA, translated from the coding sequence ATGAGCACTGTTGACATCCTTTCGCCGGCGGGCGACAAGGCCGGTTCCGTCGAGCTCCCCGCGGAGATCTTCGACGTAGAGAAGATCAGCGTTCCGCTGCTCCACCAGGTCGTCGTCGCACAGCTGGCCGCTGCCCGCCAGGGCACGCACAAGACCAAGACGCGTGGCGAGGTCCGTGGTGGTGGCAAGAAGCCTTACCGCCAGAAGGGCACCGGTCGCGCCCGTCAGGGTTCGACCCGCGCGCCGCAGTTCGCCGGTGGTGGCGTCGTGCACGGTCCCGTGCCGCGTGACTACTCGCAGCGGACCCCGAAGAAGATGAAGGCCGCGGCCCTGCGCCACGCCCTCACCGACCGGGCCCGCAACAACCGCATCCACGTCGTCTCCGGCGTCATCGAGGGCGAGAACCCGTCCACGAAGGCCGCCAAGACGCTGTTCGGCAAGATCTCGGAGCGCAAGAACCTGCTCCTGGTCGTCGAGCGCGCCGACGAGGCCGCGTGGCTGTCCGCCCGCAACCTGCCCCAGGTCCACATCCTGGAGCCGGGCCAGCTGAACACGTACGACGTTCTCGTCTCGGACGACGTGGTCTTCACCCAGGCCGCCCTGGAGTCCTTCGTGTCCGGCCCGAAGGCCAATGACACCGAAGGGAGCGAGGCCTGA
- the rplW gene encoding 50S ribosomal protein L23: protein MAIRHPAIASKAAKKAKAARVAKARRHAAEGKNTVVTPVSKSFTDLRDVLIKPVVSEKSYALLDDNKYTFIVAPGSNKTQIKQAVETVFEVKVTGVNTINRQGKRKRTRTGFGQRAGTKRAIVTLAEGDRIDIFGGPTA from the coding sequence ATGGCTATCCGTCACCCCGCCATTGCCTCGAAGGCCGCGAAGAAGGCCAAGGCCGCTCGCGTCGCCAAGGCGCGTCGCCACGCCGCCGAGGGCAAGAACACCGTCGTCACGCCGGTGAGCAAGTCGTTCACGGACCTCCGTGACGTCCTGATCAAGCCGGTCGTGTCCGAGAAGAGCTACGCGCTCCTCGACGACAACAAGTACACGTTCATCGTCGCCCCGGGCTCCAACAAGACCCAGATCAAGCAGGCCGTCGAGACGGTCTTCGAGGTCAAGGTCACCGGGGTCAACACGATCAACCGCCAGGGCAAGCGCAAGCGGACCCGCACCGGCTTCGGCCAGCGTGCCGGGACCAAGCGCGCGATCGTGACCCTCGCTGAGGGCGACCGTATCGACATCTTCGGCGGTCCGACCGCCTAA
- the rplB gene encoding 50S ribosomal protein L2: protein MGIRKYKPTTPGRRGSSVADFVEVTRSTPEKSLVRPLHSKGGRNNSGRVTVRHQGGGHKRAYRVIDFRRHDKDGVPAKVAHIEYDPNRTARIALLHYADGEKRYILAPRNLSQGDRVENGPGADIKPGNNLALRNIPVGTTIHAIELRPGGGAKFARSAGASVQLLAKEGQMAHLRMPSGEIRLVDVRCRATVGEVGNAEQSNINWGKAGRKRWLGVRPTVRGVAMNPVDHPHGGGEGKTSGGRHPVSPWGQKEGRTRAPKKASNKYIVRRRKTNKKR from the coding sequence ATGGGAATCCGCAAGTACAAGCCGACTACGCCGGGCCGTCGTGGCTCCAGCGTCGCCGACTTCGTCGAGGTCACGCGGTCCACGCCGGAGAAGTCGTTGGTCCGCCCCCTGCACAGCAAGGGTGGCCGTAACAACTCCGGTCGTGTGACCGTCCGCCACCAGGGTGGTGGCCACAAGCGCGCCTACCGCGTGATCGACTTCCGTCGTCACGACAAGGACGGCGTGCCGGCGAAGGTCGCGCACATCGAGTACGACCCCAACCGCACCGCGCGCATCGCGCTGCTGCACTACGCGGACGGCGAGAAGCGCTACATCCTCGCCCCCCGCAACCTGTCGCAGGGTGACCGCGTCGAGAACGGTCCCGGGGCCGACATCAAGCCGGGCAACAACCTGGCGCTGCGCAACATCCCGGTCGGTACCACGATCCACGCGATCGAGCTCCGTCCCGGTGGCGGCGCCAAGTTCGCCCGCTCCGCCGGTGCCTCCGTGCAGCTGCTCGCGAAGGAGGGCCAGATGGCCCACCTCCGCATGCCCTCCGGTGAGATCCGCCTGGTCGACGTGCGCTGCCGCGCCACCGTCGGCGAGGTCGGCAACGCCGAGCAGAGCAACATCAACTGGGGTAAGGCCGGCCGTAAGCGCTGGCTGGGCGTTCGCCCGACCGTTCGCGGTGTGGCGATGAACCCGGTTGACCACCCGCACGGTGGTGGTGAGGGCAAGACCTCCGGTGGTCGCCACCCGGTCTCCCCGTGGGGTCAGAAGGAGGGTCGTACTCGTGCTCCCAAGAAGGCGAGCAACAAGTACATCGTCCGCCGCCGCAAGACGAACAAGAAGCGCTAG
- the rpsS gene encoding 30S ribosomal protein S19, with the protein MPRSLKKGPFVDDHLIKKVETQNEAGTKNVIKTWSRRSMIVPAMLGHTLAVHNGKTHIPVFVTESMVGHKLGEFSPTRTFRGHVKDDRKSKRR; encoded by the coding sequence ATGCCGCGCAGTCTCAAGAAGGGGCCCTTCGTCGACGACCACCTGATCAAGAAGGTGGAAACGCAGAACGAAGCAGGCACCAAGAACGTCATCAAGACCTGGTCCCGTCGCTCCATGATCGTGCCGGCCATGCTCGGCCACACGCTCGCGGTGCACAACGGCAAGACCCACATCCCGGTGTTCGTCACCGAGTCGATGGTCGGCCACAAGCTCGGCGAGTTCTCGCCGACGCGCACCTTCCGGGGTCACGTCAAGGACGACCGGAAGTCGAAGCGCCGCTAG
- the rplV gene encoding 50S ribosomal protein L22, whose protein sequence is MEARAQARYIRVTPMKARRVVDLIRGMDATEAQAVLRFAPQAASVPVGKVLDSAIANAAHNYDHPDASSLVISEAYVDEGPTLKRFRPRAQGRAYRIRKRTSHITVVVSSKEGTR, encoded by the coding sequence ATGGAAGCCAGGGCCCAGGCGCGGTACATCCGCGTTACGCCCATGAAGGCCCGCCGCGTGGTGGACCTTATCCGTGGCATGGACGCCACGGAGGCTCAGGCTGTTCTGCGATTCGCTCCGCAGGCAGCCTCCGTGCCGGTCGGCAAGGTGCTCGACAGCGCCATTGCCAACGCCGCGCACAACTACGACCACCCGGACGCCTCCTCGCTGGTCATCAGCGAGGCGTACGTCGACGAGGGCCCGACCCTGAAGCGGTTCCGGCCGCGCGCCCAGGGCCGTGCCTACCGGATCCGCAAGCGGACCAGCCACATCACCGTGGTCGTCAGCAGCAAGGAAGGAACCCGGTAA
- the rpsC gene encoding 30S ribosomal protein S3 gives MGQKVNPHGFRLGVTTDFKSRWYADKLYKDYVKEDVAIRRMMTSGMERAGISKVEIERTRDRVRVDIHTARPGIVIGRRGAEADRIRGDLEKLTGKQVQLNILEVKSPETDAQLVAQAVAEQLSSRVSFRRAMRKSMQGTMKAGAKGIKIQCGGRLGGAEMSRSEFYREGRVPLHTLRANVDYGFFEAKTTFGRIGVKVWIYKGDVKNIAEVRAENAAARAGNRPARGGADRPARGGRGGERRGRKPQQAAGAEAPKAEAPASAPAESTGTEA, from the coding sequence ATGGGCCAGAAGGTTAACCCGCATGGGTTCCGGCTCGGTGTCACCACGGACTTCAAGTCCCGGTGGTACGCCGACAAGCTGTACAAGGACTACGTCAAGGAAGACGTCGCCATCCGTCGGATGATGACGTCCGGCATGGAGCGCGCCGGTATCTCGAAGGTTGAGATCGAGCGCACCCGTGACCGCGTGCGGGTGGACATCCACACCGCTCGTCCGGGCATCGTCATCGGCCGCCGTGGCGCCGAGGCCGACCGCATCCGCGGTGACCTCGAGAAGCTCACGGGCAAGCAGGTCCAGCTGAACATCCTCGAGGTCAAGAGCCCCGAGACCGACGCTCAGCTGGTTGCCCAGGCCGTTGCCGAGCAGCTCTCCTCCCGCGTCTCCTTCCGTCGCGCCATGCGTAAGAGCATGCAGGGCACGATGAAGGCCGGCGCCAAGGGCATCAAGATCCAGTGCGGTGGCCGTCTCGGCGGCGCCGAGATGTCCCGCTCGGAGTTCTACCGCGAGGGCCGTGTGCCCCTGCACACGCTCCGTGCGAACGTGGACTACGGCTTCTTCGAGGCCAAGACGACCTTCGGCCGCATCGGTGTGAAGGTCTGGATCTACAAGGGCGACGTCAAGAACATCGCCGAGGTCCGCGCCGAGAACGCTGCGGCCCGTGCGGGTAACCGCCCGGCCCGTGGCGGTGCCGACCGCCCGGCCCGTGGTGGCCGCGGTGGCGAGCGGCGCGGTCGTAAGCCGCAGCAGGCTGCCGGCGCCGAGGCCCCCAAGGCCGAGGCTCCCGCGTCCGCTCCGGCTGAGAGCACCGGAACGGAGGCCTGA
- the rplP gene encoding 50S ribosomal protein L16 — translation MLIPRRVKHRKQHHPKRRGQAKGGTTVAFGEYGIQALTPAYVTNRQIEAARIAMTRHIKRGGKVWINIYPDRPLTKKPAETRMGSGKGSPEWWIANVHPGRVMFELSYPNEKIAREALTRAAHKLPMKCRIVKREAGEA, via the coding sequence ATGCTGATCCCCCGTAGGGTCAAGCACCGCAAGCAGCACCACCCGAAGCGCCGTGGTCAGGCCAAGGGCGGTACGACGGTCGCGTTCGGCGAGTACGGCATCCAGGCCCTCACGCCGGCGTACGTGACCAACCGCCAGATCGAGGCGGCCCGTATCGCTATGACCCGCCACATCAAGCGTGGCGGCAAGGTCTGGATCAACATCTACCCGGACCGCCCGCTCACGAAGAAGCCTGCCGAGACCCGCATGGGTTCCGGTAAGGGTTCGCCGGAGTGGTGGATCGCGAACGTGCACCCGGGCCGGGTCATGTTCGAGCTGTCCTACCCCAACGAGAAGATCGCCCGTGAGGCCCTGACTCGCGCAGCCCACAAGCTGCCGATGAAGTGCCGGATCGTCAAGCGCGAGGCAGGTGAAGCGTGA
- the rpmC gene encoding 50S ribosomal protein L29, with the protein MSAGTKASELRELGDEELLAKLREAKEELFNLRFQAATGQLENHGRLKAVRKDIARIYTLMRERELGIETVESA; encoded by the coding sequence ATGTCGGCCGGTACCAAGGCGTCCGAGCTGCGCGAGCTGGGTGACGAGGAGCTTCTGGCGAAGCTCCGCGAAGCCAAGGAAGAGCTGTTCAACCTCCGCTTCCAGGCGGCGACCGGTCAGCTCGAGAACCACGGTCGGCTCAAGGCCGTCCGTAAGGACATCGCGCGGATCTACACCCTGATGCGTGAGCGCGAGCTGGGCATCGAGACGGTGGAGAGCGCCTGA
- the rpsQ gene encoding 30S ribosomal protein S17 produces the protein MSESNVTEQTAEARGFRKTREGLVVSDKMDKTVVVAVEDRVKHALYGKVIRRTNKLKAHDEQNAAGVGDRVLLMETRPLSATKRWRVVEILEKAK, from the coding sequence ATGAGTGAGAGCAACGTGACTGAGCAGACTGCAGAGGCCCGCGGCTTCCGCAAGACCCGTGAGGGTCTCGTCGTCAGCGACAAGATGGACAAGACCGTCGTCGTCGCCGTCGAGGACCGCGTCAAGCACGCGCTGTACGGCAAGGTCATCCGCCGTACCAACAAGCTCAAGGCGCACGACGAGCAGAACGCCGCGGGCGTCGGCGACCGTGTCCTCCTCATGGAGACCCGGCCGCTGTCCGCGACGAAGCGCTGGCGCGTCGTCGAGATCCTCGAGAAGGCGAAGTAA
- the rplN gene encoding 50S ribosomal protein L14, giving the protein MIQQESRLRVADNTGAKEILCIRVLGGSGRRYAGIGDVIVATVKDAIPGGNVKKGDVVKAVIVRTVKERRRPDGSYIRFDENAAVILKNDGDPRGTRIFGPVGRELREKKFMKIISLAPEVL; this is encoded by the coding sequence GTGATCCAGCAGGAGTCGCGACTGCGCGTCGCCGACAACACTGGTGCGAAGGAAATCCTTTGCATCCGTGTGCTCGGTGGCTCCGGTCGCCGCTACGCGGGCATCGGTGACGTCATCGTCGCCACCGTCAAGGACGCGATCCCCGGTGGCAACGTGAAGAAGGGTGACGTCGTCAAGGCGGTCATCGTTCGCACCGTCAAGGAGCGCCGCCGTCCGGACGGCTCGTACATCCGCTTCGACGAGAACGCCGCCGTCATTCTGAAGAACGACGGCGACCCTCGCGGCACCCGCATCTTCGGCCCGGTCGGCCGTGAGCTGCGCGAGAAGAAGTTCATGAAGATCATCTCGCTCGCGCCGGAGGTGCTGTAA
- the rplX gene encoding 50S ribosomal protein L24: protein MKIKKGDLVQVITGKDKGKQGKVIAAYPRDERVLVEGVNRVKKHTKAGPTARGSQAGGIVTTEAPIHVSNVQLVVEKDGNKVVTRVGYRFDDEGNKIRVAKRTGEDI, encoded by the coding sequence ATGAAGATCAAGAAGGGCGACCTGGTCCAGGTCATCACCGGTAAGGACAAGGGCAAGCAGGGCAAGGTCATTGCCGCTTACCCGCGCGACGAGCGCGTCCTGGTCGAGGGTGTCAACCGGGTCAAGAAGCACACCAAGGCCGGCCCGACCGCTCGCGGTTCGCAGGCCGGTGGCATCGTCACGACCGAGGCGCCGATCCACGTCTCCAACGTCCAGCTGGTCGTTGAGAAGGACGGCAACAAGGTCGTCACGCGTGTCGGTTACCGCTTCGACGACGAAGGCAACAAGATCCGCGTTGCCAAGCGGACGGGTGAGGACATCTGA
- the rplE gene encoding 50S ribosomal protein L5 — MTTTTSPRLKQKYREEIAGKLRDEFKYENVMQIPGLVKIVVNMGVGDAARDSKLIEGAIRDLTTITGQKPAVTKARKSIAQFKLREGQPIGAHVTLRGDRMWEFLDRTLSLALPRIRDFRGLSPKQFDGRGNYTFGLTEQVMFHEIDQDKIDRTRGMDITVVTTATNDAEGRALLRHLGFPFKEA, encoded by the coding sequence ATGACGACCACCACCAGCCCGCGTCTGAAGCAGAAGTACCGCGAGGAGATCGCGGGCAAGCTGCGTGACGAGTTCAAGTACGAGAACGTCATGCAGATCCCCGGCCTCGTCAAGATCGTGGTCAACATGGGTGTGGGCGACGCCGCCCGCGACTCCAAGCTGATCGAGGGCGCCATCCGCGACCTCACCACGATCACCGGTCAGAAGCCGGCCGTCACCAAGGCCCGCAAGTCCATCGCGCAGTTCAAGCTGCGTGAGGGTCAGCCGATCGGTGCCCACGTCACGCTTCGTGGCGACCGCATGTGGGAGTTCCTGGACCGCACCCTGTCGCTCGCGCTGCCGCGCATCCGCGACTTCCGTGGTCTGTCCCCCAAGCAGTTCGACGGCCGTGGCAACTACACCTTCGGTCTCACGGAGCAGGTCATGTTCCACGAGATCGACCAGGACAAGATCGACCGTACCCGGGGTATGGACATCACCGTGGTCACCACGGCGACCAACGACGCTGAGGGCCGCGCGCTCCTTCGTCACCTCGGCTTCCCGTTCAAGGAGGCGTGA